In Desulfobacter hydrogenophilus, the genomic stretch TAACCCCTGTTTTGACCCTTGGAACCTGATCCGGATCATACCGGCGAAGGAAAGCTTTTTTTCCTTCCCCCCATCCCCCTGCGGCGTTGCCTAACAGGTGTTTGAACGTAAAGTCACCCATCTGCGGCGTTGCAAAAAAATCTGTAATTCTCACAACCATGAGGTTGTTCCGGTTACAAATTTTTCTGCACCTTGCAGCTGGGAAACTTTCCGCCCAAACACGGGTGTCTGTTTAGACACTTATTGAAAACAAAACTATACATAGCCTATGCTTGAGGTCCTGGGTCTGGCCAAGTCATTTGGTTTGCAGACCATTTTTGAAAATTTTGACCTGAACCTTCCCCATGGGCGGTTTACAGTACTGGTTGGCCCGTCCGGGTGCGGGAAGTCCACCCTTTTTGACTGCTTGACCGGTATAGTCTGTCCTGACCAGGGCCGGATTGTGTGGCAGGGCAACGCCATTGCCCATCTTGGCAGCCTTGCCGCCTATATGCAGCAAAAAGACATGCTGCTGCCTTGGCTGACGCTGGAAGAAAACAGTCTTTTGCCGGTGCAGGCAAGGCCCCGCACGCTAAGAGATATGAAACAGGCAAAACAAACACTTGCCCGGATCTTCGAAAGAATTGGGCTTACAGGATTTGGGGCTCATTATCCCTACCAGGTATCAGGCGGTATGCGCCAGCGATGCGCCCTGGCCCGCACCCTGATGTTTGACCGGGATCTGGTCTTGTTGGACGAACCCCTGTCCGCCCTGGACGCCATTACCCGCCGGGAACTGCAAAATCTGCTGCTCATGCTGCAAAAGGAATTCGGCAAGACCGTTCTCATGATCACCCATGACATTGAAGAGGCCCTGGTCCTGGCAGATGAAATCATACTTGTAGGCCCTACCCCCATGACCATCCTCGAACGATTCCAGCCCAAGGCATCCAAACCAAGGGAGTTCACCCAGCCCGAATTCATGGAGACCAAGGCCCGGATTCTCTCCCGGTTGTTGACCGAAAAGGAGAAAATCCAGGGATGAAATGGTCAGATACGCTTTTTCCGGCCGCCCTCACCCTGGGCATACTGGTTTTATGGGAGGTCCTTGTACAAATCATGCACACCCCGGCTTTTATTCTGCCCCCACCATCGGCCATCGGCCTTTGTGCGGTGATAAAAGCGCCCCTGATCTGGCCCCACGCCTTGGCCACGGCCCTGGAAATCGTACTGGGCATTACGTTGGCCTTGGGAACATCCATTCCTTTGGCCATATTCATGTTTGCCCGGCCCGGCATTGAAAAAGGCCTTTCCCCGTTTCTGGTGGCATCCCAGGCCGTGCCGGTCTTTGCCCTGGCCCCGCTGCTTGTGATCTGGCTGGGATACGGCATATGGTCCAAGGTTTTCATGGCCTGGGTGATCATTTTTTTCCCCATTACCGTAAGCCTGTTATCCGGCCTTAAAAGCTGCGACCCTGATTTCCG encodes the following:
- a CDS encoding ABC transporter ATP-binding protein, with translation MLEVLGLAKSFGLQTIFENFDLNLPHGRFTVLVGPSGCGKSTLFDCLTGIVCPDQGRIVWQGNAIAHLGSLAAYMQQKDMLLPWLTLEENSLLPVQARPRTLRDMKQAKQTLARIFERIGLTGFGAHYPYQVSGGMRQRCALARTLMFDRDLVLLDEPLSALDAITRRELQNLLLMLQKEFGKTVLMITHDIEEALVLADEIILVGPTPMTILERFQPKASKPREFTQPEFMETKARILSRLLTEKEKIQG
- a CDS encoding ABC transporter permease; its protein translation is MKWSDTLFPAALTLGILVLWEVLVQIMHTPAFILPPPSAIGLCAVIKAPLIWPHALATALEIVLGITLALGTSIPLAIFMFARPGIEKGLSPFLVASQAVPVFALAPLLVIWLGYGIWSKVFMAWVIIFFPITVSLLSGLKSCDPDFRKLFTLMGAGFWMKLRLLYWPWALPQFFAGLKVGVTVATIGAVIGEWVGAQKGLGYLMIQSNARLNTDLVFACILWLSGMGIGLWALVSFAEKRMVTWKNN